The segment GCACCTGCACGATTTCATCACCCCGCGCGCCGCTGCGCAGGTCGGGCAGACCCAGCCTCGAAAGACGAAAGAGCTGGCCGTGCTGCGTTCCCGCCGGGATGCGCAGTTCCGCCTTGCCCTCCAGCGTGGGCACTTCCACGGCTGCACCGAGCGCCGCCTGCGTGAAGCTGATGGGCATGCGGCACACCAGGTCATTCTGGTGCCGCTCCAGAAAGGGATGCGGCGCGACGCGCACATAACAGTGTAGGTCACCCCGGGTATTTCCGTCATCTCCGGGTTCGCCCTCGCCACGGACCCGGACGGCCTGCCCGTCGTGGATACCCGCGGGAATCTGTACGCGGACCGCGGATCGGCGCGACACGCGCCCCGAACCCCGACAATTCGAGCAAGGGGTCGTAATAACCGTGCCACGTCCGTGACAGTTCGGACATGTCGTGATGACGCGACCGAACAGGCCCGCAAGCCCGCCTGTCTGCTCCACCTGCCCGTAACCGCCGCACGTCCCGCAAGACTTGCGCTGCGACCCCCGGGCGGCACCACTGCCGTCGCAGTCCTCGCACAGTTCGCGACGGGAGTACTCGATGGACCGCTCTGCTCCCGTGGCGACCTCGCCGAGCGATATTTCGACCTCGGTCTGAAGATCGGCGCCGCGGCTTCGACCGCGCCGCCCGCTGCGACCACCGCCGCCGAAGATGTCGTTGAACATGTCGAAAATGTCATTGAAGCCCATGTGCGAGAAGTCATGGGCAGCGGCGCCGGCGCCCAGTCCGGCGTGTCCGAACTGGTCGTAGCGCTGTCGCTTGGCACCGTCCGCCAGGACGTCGTAGGCCTCGGCCGCCTCCTTGAAGCGGCGTTCTGCGTCGGGATCGCTCTGGTTACGGTCCGGGTGGTACTTGTGCGCCGCCCGGCGAAAGGCCTTCTTGATTTCCTCGGGCGTAGCCTCGCGGCTTACGCCAAGGACTTCGTAGTAATCGCGCTTTGCACCAGCCACCGCCATGCCTCAACTGCCCAACTTCAGGGGATTGGCTCCACCGCGTTCGATCTCCGACATGGAACGGGGCGGATCAAGGTCCGCCCCGGGGGTCCATTCGCTTGCAGTCACCCATCCGCGTTTCTATCGGACGGCGTGCTCGATCTTCTTACCATCGTCCTTCAATTCCGTGACAAGGACCTCGGTCGTCAACAGAAGCCCCGAAATGCTCGCGGCGTTCTCCAGGGCCACGCGCGACACCTTGGCCGGGTCGATAATCCCGCTCTTGACCATGTCGCAGAACTCCCGCTTGCGGGCGTCGAATCCGTGCGAACCGGTCTTTTCCAGGATCTGCTCGACGATGACGTCGCCGTCCTCGCCGGCGTTGGACGCA is part of the Phycisphaerae bacterium genome and harbors:
- the dnaJ gene encoding molecular chaperone DnaJ, with the protein product MAVAGAKRDYYEVLGVSREATPEEIKKAFRRAAHKYHPDRNQSDPDAERRFKEAAEAYDVLADGAKRQRYDQFGHAGLGAGAAAHDFSHMGFNDIFDMFNDIFGGGGRSGRRGRSRGADLQTEVEISLGEVATGAERSIEYSRRELCEDCDGSGAARGSQRKSCGTCGGYGQVEQTGGLAGLFGRVITTCPNCHGRGTVITTPCSNCRGSGRVSRRSAVRVQIPAGIHDGQAVRVRGEGEPGDDGNTRGDLHCYVRVAPHPFLERHQNDLVCRMPISFTQAALGAAVEVPTLEGKAELRIPAGTQHGQLFRLSRLGLPDLRSGARGDEIVQVLIEIPKKLSKEQESLLREFAESEDRSVLPESKGFFDRLVDYLSGSSS